One Saccharomycodes ludwigii strain NBRC 1722 chromosome VI, whole genome shotgun sequence DNA segment encodes these proteins:
- the RAD34 gene encoding Rad34p (similar to Saccharomyces cerevisiae YDR314C | RAD34 | Homologous to RAD4): METTNESETEYHFLDIDSDTHTSDDSDLEWEDVPLDQLIINLKPNNNIGTIPRSKDKKRLDTLVFKKLCLNLSFGLHICEIPFLLINFQKKFISYTIYNTRLHKVMYKKILPKLISTKFSNWNKIISLTTKKNKIRTLLLGLVYWFRNNFKINSNGVRQNPYRLKKMVYSQVYSKINDKNNKKVGSQNFNSHSFNVKQYYGDNADWNCIRERNIVDLVKKKLGSRDELVFFFYILLLKLIDFRNNKDMELRLVYSLPVHDWMEFENKLSPVFNNKHDYRVPNKCDSDLLSPYYWIELKLDNREIYVIDPVVSLSDGNKNGSRLVAKYLLDEYVSQFESFTRLNPIQKHYYVLGINQNFEVYDLSPRYLQNITYRYLPSLFKLNKNRHWRSYCIWKKYLKKISWFYIEDDTESEMLKKLALKNYSVPQTLVELKYSPNFTSDLFYQKSVKYGFKKGSKPLVPKSGDFQNKISIYWKKDLVELKSLQTWLLQGRSVKASEIDSPIKTKTYYKNIREKTAYAYKKRKLTCAVTTSHNTDQQLKIDLRKLYSFGQTIPTPKLPTLPNIKDYENIYGDVEIYDIKQVKPDGYEIVPKIILRGNNSLNVISVIKRHNNRTSGVSDGTSSRIKYIEVVSGFDFRQTPGFASPIKAHIMLDKESYWILNQLVKEQQEIDELNDWFWLIKLLDVKNKISLIADGV; encoded by the coding sequence ATGGAAACTACAAATGAATCAGAGACCGAATATCATTTCCTTGACATTGACAGTGACACACACACTTCAGATGACAGTGATCTTGAATGGGAGGATGTACCATTGGATCAGctcattattaatttaaaacccaacaataatatcgGGACAATACCCAGATCGAAAGATAAGAAACGATTGGACACATTGGTGTTcaaaaaactttgtttGAATTTAAGTTTTGGTTTGCATATTTGTGAAATACCATTTCTCTTAATAaacttccaaaaaaaatttattagttATACAATATACAATACTAGATTGCACAAGGTTatgtacaaaaaaatattacccAAACTAAtttcaacaaaatttaGTAACtggaataaaataatatcattgacaactaaaaagaataaaatacgGACATTACTATTAGGGTTAGTCTATTGGTTTAgaaataactttaaaataaattcaaatgGTGTAAGACAAAATCCTTAcaggttaaaaaaaatggtataTTCCCAGGTCTACTCcaaaattaatgataagAACAACAAGAAGGTTGGGAGCCAAAATTTTAACAGCCATAGTTTCAATGTTAAGCAATACTATGGTGACAATGCTGACTGGAATTGCATACGAGAAAGAAACATAGTAGATTTGgtcaaaaaaaagcttGGATCCAGGGATGAgctagttttttttttttacattttattgttaaaattaatagattttagaaataataaagacaTGGAACTGAGACTTGTATATTCTCTACCAGTGCATGATTGGATggaatttgaaaacaagCTTAGCCCGGTctttaataacaaacatGATTATAGAGTGCCCAATAAATGTGACTCTGATTTATTAAGTCCGTATTATTGGATAGAATTGAAACTTGATAATAGGGAAATATATGTAATAGATCCAGTAGTTTCTTTATCtgatggaaataaaaacggTAGTAGGTTGGTAGCTAAATATCTACTAGACGAATATGTTTCCCAATTTGAGTCTTTTACCCGTTTAAACCCAATACAAAAGCATTATTACGTGCTTGGAATTaatcaaaattttgaaGTGTATGATTTATCTCCAAGATACTTGCAAAATATAACTTATAGGTATTTGCCGAGCTTAttcaaattaaataaaaataggcATTGGAGATCTTACTgtatttggaaaaaatatttgaaaaaaataagttggTTTTATATTGAAGATGATACAGAAAGTGaaatgttgaaaaaattggcaTTAAAGAATTATTCGGTGCCTCAAACACTTGTTGAGTTGAAATATAGCCCAAATTTCACCAGTGAccttttttatcaaaagtCTGTAAAGTACGGTTTTAAAAAGGGCAGTAAGCCCCTGGTGCCGAAATCTGGGGATTTCCAGAATAAAATTTCCatatattggaaaaaagatCTAGTTGAATTGAAAAGTTTACAAACTTGGTTACTTCAAGGAAGAAGTGTTAAAGCTAGCGAAATTGACTCACCCATTAAAACCAAAACCtactataaaaatattagagAAAAAACCGCTTATGCCTACAAGAAAAGGAAGCTAACTTGTGCTGTCACGACATCACATAATACTGATCAACAATTAAAGATAGATTTGCGAAAGTTGTATTCATTTGGACAAACTATACCAACACCCAAATTGCCCACACTACCCAATATCAAAGACTATGAAAACATATATGGGGATGTAGAAATTTATGATATCAAACAAGTTAAGCCAGATGGTTATGAAATTGTACCAAAGATTATATTACGGGGGAATAACTCTTTAAATGTTATTTCAGTGATTAAGAGACATAATAATCGAACTAGTGGAGTGTCTGATGGTACTAGTAGTAGAATAAAGTATATTGAAGTAGTATCTGGATTTGATTTTAGACAGACACCTGGATTTGCAAGCCCAATAAAGGCACATATTATGCTGGACAAAGAGAGTTATTGGATACTAAACCAACTGGTTAAAGAACAACAGGAAATAGATGAGTTAAATGACTGGTTTTGGTTAATAAAGTTGCTagatgttaaaaataagatatCTTTAATTGCTGATGGTGTATAG
- the HTD2 gene encoding hydroxyacyl-thioester dehydratase HTD2 (similar to Saccharomyces cerevisiae YHR067W | HTD2 | Hydroxyacyl-Thioester Dehydratase) — MKYLGNKWLITDFINSKNIIAFNNLVFSGNSHSVLSEIQTNNKYNPHFHYGDHLLYFNPVNIEQDADGYYSYLSPSKNFFSDKEDIIGYSGYKRRMWTQGKITFPQPLPSQLNFEMNKTYQCLEKIKYVKILANNAFINIEREIYPCLNDSSFKPSIQKLTDDEYNSLSTKNVNNMVVKETRMLMYTNELYNSNCNNYTNRICGTNEKLLTSPQSIRKYSEITNNPHRIHLDAQYCWLEEKLPDVIMHGPFSIQLILRNFIACHPNLNIKSIDYKNRNPIFANANISFEIKPVPNRSNIYQSNIINTLDSQILVESKIHVEKNPCV; from the coding sequence atgaaatactTAGGAAATAAGTGGTTAATAActgattttattaattccaaaaatatcattgcTTTTAATAATCTAGTATTTTCCGGTAATAGCCATTCGGTGTTGTCAGAAATTCaaaccaataataaatacaatCCGCATTTCCATTATGGTGACCATCTATTATACTTTAATCCTGTAAATATCGAACAAGATGCAGATGGATATTACTCATATTTATCACcctcaaaaaatttttttagtgaCAAAGAAGATATCATTGGATATTCCGGCTATAAAAGAAGGATGTGGACACAAGGAAAGATTACTTTCCCTCAACCACTGCCATCACAACTGAATTTTGAGATGAATAAAACCTATCAGTGTTTagagaaaataaagtatGTTAAAATTTTGGCAAATAATGCTTTTATCAACATTGAAAGAGAAATATATCCTTGCCTAAATGATTCCAGCTTTAAACCTAGTATACAGAAATTAACTGATGACGAGTATAATTCTTTAAGTACCAAGAATGTAAATAACATGGTGGTTAAAGAAACAAGAATGTTGATGTACACAAATGAACTTTATAACAGCAATTGCAACAACTATACAAATAGGATCTGCGGTACAAACGAAAAGCTTTTGACAAGTCCACAAAGTATCAGAAAATATAGTGAAATAACAAACAATCCACATAGGATACATTTGGACGCTCAATATTGCTGGCTGGAGGAGAAGTTACCCGATGTGATAATGCATGGTCCATTTTCGATACAATTAATACTTCGAAATTTTATTGCTTGCCATcctaatttaaatattaagtCAATCGATTACAAAAACAGAAATCCAATATTTGCAAATGCGAATATATCTTTTGAGATTAAGCCCGTACCTAATCGGTCTAATATTTATCAAagtaatataataaacacTTTGGATAGTCAGATATTAGTAGAGTCTAAAATTCATGTTGAAAAGAATCCTTgtgtataa
- the IPK1 gene encoding inositol pentakisphosphate 2-kinase (similar to Saccharomyces cerevisiae YDR315C | IPK1 | Inositol Polyphosphate Kinase): MGLQYFTQGNANVLFETDSQSLLRISKRFSRLSENNTYTATVNTQFIKSIINKNSTANLPFILYELVKIKPQYNPNSDYERITLYLANLGILIDSDEIIGFKIPNLFYIDKTITSINEYKTIEVDHYTKIHVSLRSILWECKPKWEYFQNKLSVNNTDYTTYFCRNCANNIIKNIKTQICYCNVVEFDNTHNMTTNNSNNNNTTEKITFLKKILLKYNLPSDYLSDITSYLILNDNNVIRLVYKEQTNLLAALPFFDPHLMTLRDVSCFIIWKRAYNGDKNIIESRIVDVDYKPYKKSWETQYSKIIEYCSKKIIHKDSFQHEF; encoded by the coding sequence atGGGTTTGCAATATTTTACTCAAGGAAATGCTAATGTCTTGTTTGAAACAGATTCTCAATCATTATTACGAATAAGTAAAAGGTTTTCCAGGTTGTCTGAGAATAATACGTATACAGCAACTGTCAACACACAATTCATAAAGTCTAtaatcaacaaaaacagTACCGCCAATTTACCATTTATTCTTTACGAATTAGTTAAAATAAAGCCACAATATAACCCTAATAGTGATTATGAGAGGATTACCTTATATTTGGCGAATTTAGGTATACTTATAGATTCAGATGAAATCATAGGGTTTAAAATACCCAATCTATTTTACATTGATAAAACCATTACCTCTATAAATGAATACAAAACTATAGAAGTGGATCATTACACCAAGATACACGTATCTCTAAGGAGTATACTATGGGAATGCAAACCTAAATGggaatattttcaaaacaaacTCTCGGTCAACAACACGGATTACACAACATACTTTTGCAGAAACTGTgccaataatataataaaaaatatcaaaacaCAGATATGCTACTGCAATGTCGTTGAATTTGATAATACTCATAACATGACCACtaataacagtaacaataataatactacagaaaaaattacatttttaaagaaaattttattgaaatataaCTTGCCCTCGGATTATTTGTCCGATATAACGAGTTACTTGATTTTAAACGACAACAATGTAATCAGATTGGTGTACAAAGAACAAACAAACTTATTAGCTGCATTACCATTTTTCGATCCTCATTTGATGACTTTAAGGGATGTATCGTGCTTTATAATATGGAAGAGAGCCTACAATGGcgacaaaaatataattgaaAGTAGAATAGTGGATGTAGACTATAAACCTTATAAAAAGTCGTGGGAAACGCAATATTCTAAGATAATTGAGTATTgcagtaaaaaaattatacacAAGGATTCTTTTCAACATGAATTTTAG
- the DYS1 gene encoding deoxyhypusine synthase (similar to Saccharomyces cerevisiae YHR068W | DYS1 | DeoxyhYpusine Synthase), whose amino-acid sequence MSSELNDKLPDILKDAVLADSVQVPEDAVIVKGIDYSNSNATNMRATDLVKSMKTMGFQASALGEACEIIDHMRRWRGKHIDDLEEHDRKGSFDEKGYQKTTIFMGYTSNLISSGLRETLCYLAKNKMIDAFVTTAGGVEEDLIKCLAPTYMGDFTLKGKDLREKGLNRIGNMLVPNDNYCKFENWIVPILDKMLEEQEEYVEKNGKDCLDANQDPDSPIWTPSKMIRRFGKEINDESSVLYWCYKNDIPIFCPAITDGSIGDMLFFHTFKASPKQLRVDLVSDIRKVNTMSMEATKAGMLILGGGVVKHHIANACLMRNGADWAVYINTAQEFDGSDAGARPDEAISWGKIKAEAETVKLYCEATAVFPLIVAATFASGN is encoded by the coding sequence ATGTCTTCTGAATTGAATGATAAATTGCCtgatatattaaaagatgCTGTTCTTGCTGACTCTGTCCAAGTCCCCGAAGATGCGGTTATAGTCAAAGGTATCGATTATTCCAACTCAAATGCCACAAATATGAGAGCCACAGACTTAGTCAAATCAATGAAAACTATGGGTTTTCAAGCATCTGCTTTGGGTGAGGCATGCGAAATTATTGATCACATGAGAAGATGGAGAGGTAAACATATTGATGATTTAGAAGAACATGACAGAAAGGGCTCTTTTGATGAAAAGGGTTACCAAAAAACTACCATATTTATGGGTTACACTTCTAACTTAATCTCTTCTGGTTTACGTGAAACATTGTGTTATTTggcaaaaaataaaatgattGATGCTTTTGTCACTACTGCAGGTGGTGTCGAGGAAGATTTGATCAAATGCTTGGCACCAACGTATATGGGGGATTTTACCTTAAAGGGTAAGGACTTGCGTGAAAAGGGTTTAAATCGTATTGGTAATATGTTAGTTCCAAATGATAATTATTGTAAGTTTGAAAATTGGATTGTCCCAATTTTGGATAAAATGTTGGAAGAACAAGAGGAATAcgttgaaaaaaatggcaAAGATTGTTTAGATGCCAACCAAGACCCCGATTCTCCAATTTGGACTCCATCTAAAATGATTCGTCGTTTTGGTAAGGAAATTAATGACGAATCGTCTGTTTTGTATTGGTGTtacaaaaatgatattCCAATTTTCTGTCCTGCAATCACTGATGGTTCCATTGGTGATATGTTGTTTTTCCATACCTTTAAAGCTTCTCCAAAACAATTGAGGGTAGATTTAGTCAGTGATATTCGTAAAGTTAACACCATGTCCATGGAAGCTACCAAAGCTGGTATGTTAATCTTGGGTGGTGGTGTAGTCAAGCATCATATTGCTAATGCTTGCTTAATGAGAAATGGTGCTGATTGGGCTGTTTATATTAATACTGCTCAAGAATTTGATGGTTCAGATGCTGGGGCTAGACCAGATGAAGCTATTTCTTGGGGTAAGATTAAAGCTGAAGCTGAAACTGTTAAATTGTACTGTGAGGCTACTGCTGTTTTCCCATTGATTGTTGCTGCTACTTTTGCTAGTGGAAATTGA